One window of Robiginitalea biformata HTCC2501 genomic DNA carries:
- a CDS encoding ArsR/SmtB family transcription factor, whose translation MGVSKTQLFDQRQNEIAQIARVLAHPARVAILQYISRQDSCICSDLVEETGLAQATISQHLSEIKKVGLLRGNFQGRNLCYCIDTDRWNEIQGLFGSFFTRISSQCC comes from the coding sequence ATGGGCGTTTCCAAAACCCAACTCTTCGACCAGCGACAGAATGAAATTGCGCAGATTGCCCGGGTACTGGCTCATCCCGCACGGGTAGCCATCCTGCAGTACATCAGCCGGCAGGACTCCTGTATTTGCAGCGACCTGGTGGAAGAAACCGGCCTGGCCCAGGCCACCATCTCCCAGCACCTGTCGGAAATTAAAAAAGTCGGGTTGCTCCGGGGGAATTTTCAGGGAAGGAACCTCTGCTATTGCATCGATACCGACCGGTGGAATGAAATACAGGGGTTATTCGGGTCTTTTTTCACCCGAATCAGCAGCCAGTGCTGTTGA
- a CDS encoding DUF4199 domain-containing protein, whose protein sequence is MKKTIIRYGLYGGTVICVLFLLSLYLADGLDFGAQEVIGYASMVVALSFVYFGIRHFRDRENSGTLNFGAGLKIGLGISLITALMFGILDVIYVKYMNPDFMETYYASVLADLEASLPESEFQERARAMEAEKELFTNPLMNFFLMFITVFLIGLIMSIISAQILKRKPSTATS, encoded by the coding sequence ATGAAAAAGACAATCATCCGGTACGGCCTTTACGGGGGCACGGTCATTTGCGTACTCTTCCTGCTGAGCCTTTACCTGGCCGACGGCCTGGATTTTGGCGCCCAGGAAGTGATCGGGTACGCCTCCATGGTGGTGGCCCTCAGTTTTGTGTATTTCGGGATCCGGCATTTCCGGGACCGCGAAAACAGCGGTACCCTGAACTTTGGAGCCGGGCTGAAAATCGGCCTGGGCATCAGCCTGATCACCGCCCTGATGTTCGGAATCCTGGACGTGATCTATGTAAAGTATATGAACCCGGATTTTATGGAGACCTATTACGCCTCCGTCCTGGCCGACCTGGAAGCCTCCCTGCCCGAATCCGAATTCCAGGAGCGCGCCCGGGCCATGGAGGCGGAAAAGGAACTGTTTACCAACCCCCTGATGAATTTCTTCCTGATGTTTATCACGGTCTTCCTCATCGGGTTGATCATGAGTATTATATCCGCACAGATCCTGAAACGAAAGCCTTCGACGGCGACATCCTGA
- a CDS encoding DUF1801 domain-containing protein, with translation MQYEATSADDYISQLPEERREPVSRLRETIRTHLPEGFEESISYGMIGYVVPHARYPDGYHCNPELPLPFMSLASQKNYIAVYHSGIYADPELNQWFLDRYRALDIGKPDMGKSCIRFRKPDKIPYGLIGELCEKMEVEDWVRMYEKAIKK, from the coding sequence ATGCAATACGAGGCAACCAGTGCAGACGACTACATTTCCCAGCTGCCGGAGGAGCGCCGGGAACCCGTCTCCAGACTTCGGGAAACCATCCGGACCCACCTGCCGGAAGGATTTGAGGAATCCATCAGTTATGGGATGATCGGATACGTGGTGCCCCATGCCCGCTACCCGGATGGCTACCACTGCAACCCGGAACTCCCGTTGCCCTTTATGAGCCTCGCCAGCCAAAAGAACTACATCGCCGTCTACCACAGCGGGATCTACGCGGACCCCGAACTCAACCAGTGGTTCCTGGACCGGTACAGGGCCCTGGATATCGGAAAGCCGGATATGGGCAAGAGTTGTATCCGCTTCCGGAAACCCGATAAAATACCCTATGGGCTCATCGGGGAACTCTGTGAAAAAATGGAGGTGGAGGATTGGGTTCGCATGTACGAAAAAGCAATAAAAAAATAA
- a CDS encoding TM2 domain-containing protein, which produces MSDENKDFGDKAREAGEDAKKAAGDFKSEAKKTADEFKEGLNSAGGENKKILAGILAIVLGSLGVHKFILGYQKEGIILLVVTVIGMVLTCIGVGIFVVWATGLIGLIEGVIYLTKSDEEFYNTYQVGKKPWF; this is translated from the coding sequence ATGTCAGACGAAAATAAAGATTTCGGGGATAAGGCCCGGGAAGCCGGCGAAGATGCAAAAAAAGCTGCCGGAGATTTTAAAAGCGAAGCCAAGAAAACCGCCGACGAATTCAAGGAAGGCCTCAACAGCGCCGGGGGGGAGAACAAAAAAATCCTGGCCGGGATACTCGCCATTGTGCTGGGCTCCCTGGGCGTGCATAAGTTTATCCTCGGATACCAGAAAGAGGGGATTATCCTCCTGGTGGTCACGGTCATCGGCATGGTGCTGACCTGTATCGGCGTGGGCATCTTTGTGGTTTGGGCCACCGGCCTGATCGGACTCATCGAGGGCGTCATCTACCTGACCAAAAGCGACGAGGAGTTCTACAATACCTACCAGGTGGGGAAAAAGCCCTGGTTTTAA
- a CDS encoding DUF6428 family protein, whose amino-acid sequence MKTSEFLNLLERHPERELNFEYAPGKLLRPDYHITEVKNIRVDATDCGGRSDAWTETVIQLWESPVPEHTDRSITARKALAILSRVNRKQPLMLDSPVKFEYGNRQFHTAQLHVAGEVVEGDHLVLRLSPEATQCKASDICGTPEPAPVAGARNGCDPASGCC is encoded by the coding sequence ATGAAAACTTCTGAATTCCTGAATCTCCTGGAAAGGCACCCGGAAAGGGAGCTGAATTTTGAATACGCCCCCGGGAAGCTGCTGCGGCCCGATTACCATATCACGGAAGTCAAGAATATCCGTGTCGACGCCACGGATTGCGGCGGACGCTCAGACGCGTGGACGGAAACCGTCATCCAGCTATGGGAAAGCCCTGTCCCGGAGCATACGGATCGCTCTATTACCGCACGGAAAGCCCTGGCCATCCTCTCCCGCGTCAACCGCAAGCAACCGCTGATGTTGGACAGCCCGGTAAAATTTGAATACGGCAACCGGCAATTCCACACCGCCCAGTTGCACGTTGCAGGGGAGGTGGTGGAAGGAGACCACCTGGTCCTCCGCCTCTCCCCGGAAGCCACCCAGTGCAAGGCGAGCGATATCTGCGGCACCCCGGAACCCGCCCCAGTTGCCGGGGCCCGGAATGGTTGCGACCCCGCGTCTGGTTGTTGCTGA
- a CDS encoding VOC family protein → MEKRVTGLGGFFFKTKDPDHIKEWYKKHLGIPTDNYGWTFWWKDENGRDCSTQWSPFKMDTKYFEPSEKPFMMNFRVENLRELLAALREEGVQVVGEIEEYDYGKFGWILDPEGNKIELWEPVDSAFLE, encoded by the coding sequence ATGGAGAAGCGAGTAACCGGCCTGGGAGGGTTTTTCTTTAAAACCAAAGACCCGGACCATATCAAGGAATGGTATAAAAAACATCTGGGGATTCCCACGGACAACTACGGGTGGACCTTCTGGTGGAAAGACGAGAACGGCAGGGATTGCAGTACCCAGTGGAGTCCCTTTAAAATGGACACAAAGTACTTTGAGCCAAGCGAAAAACCCTTTATGATGAATTTCCGGGTGGAAAACCTCCGCGAGCTCCTGGCCGCGTTACGGGAAGAAGGTGTACAGGTGGTGGGTGAGATAGAAGAATACGACTACGGGAAATTCGGCTGGATCCTGGACCCGGAAGGCAATAAAATAGAACTCTGGGAACCTGTGGATTCCGCATTTCTGGAATAA